The sequence CGGCGGAACAGGCTCGCACGCGTCACGCGCGATCCCGAAATTCGGTTCAGAGATCACCAAGCCGGGCGCGGAAGAAGCCGCCCTTGGCATGGCGATCGAGCAGGATGTTGTGCTCGAAGGCCGGATCCCGCTCGGGGAAGTCCTCGCGATAATGGCTGCCGCGGCTTTCGGGACGGGCCAGCGCCGCCAGCGCCATCAGTTCGCCGACCGCGATCAGGTTTTCGAGTTCCAGCGCCTGCACGGTCTCGGCCGGCGTATCGATCCGCGCCTCGGTCTCCAGGCTCTCCCGGATCTCGGCACATTCGGCCCCGAAGGCCTCGAGGCCCGCCTCGTCACGCAGGATCAGCAGATAACGGTTGGCAGCGTTCTGCAGCCTGGCCCGCAGCTCGGGCAGTTCGCGCTTCGAGGCGCCGTTCGCGCCCTTGAGCAGGGCGGCATGCCCATCGAGCGGATCGGCCAGCGGACGATGATCGATCTCGCGCGCCCGCGCCGCCGCAGCCCTTCCGGCCCGGCCGCCGAACACCTGGCAGGTCACCGACATGTTACCCCCCAGCCGGTCGGCGCCATGCGGCCCCGCCGCCACTTCGCCGGCCGCGAACAGGCCCTTGATGTTGGACTGGGCGTCCTCGTCAATCCGCAAGCCGCCATTGATCGCATGCGCCGAACAGGTGATCTCCACCTTGTCCTTGCGCAGGTCCGTGCCGCGCTCCTTGTACCAGTTATAGGTCAGCGGCCACATCTTGGCGACGCTGCGGCTTTGATCGCCCAGGATGGCGTCGAGATCGTCATGGATGAAATCGAGCCGCAATCCGCCCTTGTCGGTGCCGCGCCCTTCGTTGATCGCCTTCTGGATCGAGATCTCGATGAAGCGGGAGATGTCGCTGGAGCTGAACGGGAAGTGCCGCTGCTTCTCATGGATCACCGCGTCGAGGGTCAGCCCCTCGGGCAGGTAGTCGGTGATGAACGGCTTGCCGTCGCGATCGGTCAGGTTGGGGCGCGCATCCCAGAGATAGTTGCCGAACAGATTGACGAACGGATCGATGATCGAGACGCCGGCCTGCATGAACTCCATATTGACCAGATGCGCGCCGGCGCGATGCGCCATGGCATAGCCGTCGCCGGTGATATCGGACGGATAAAGGTTGGTGCGGAAGAGCTGGCTGGCGCCGCCGGTGGTCAGGATCGTCGCCTTGGCGCGGATGACGACCAGTTTCCCCTCGGCATCCACGGCGACCGCGCCCAGGCACTCGCCGTCGCGCACGATCAGGTCCTTGATCATCAGCCGGTCGAGCGCCGAGAGGCCGCGTCGCGTCGCCTCGCTGCCCAGCGCCTTCACGATCGGCTTGAAGTGATCCTTGATCACATGCGAGCGCGGCTTCGACGAGAAGCAGGCCTTGAACGTCAGGTAAGGTTCGCCCGCCTCGGGGCCTACGCGCTCGAAGGGAACGCCGTAGCCTTCCAGATAGCGCAGCGCCTCTTCCGCCTCCTCGGCGAGGATCGCCGACAGGCGCGGATCCGACATGCCTTGCCCGGCGGTCAGGATGTCGTCCAGGAACACCTCGGGACTGTCTTCCGCGTCGCCGGCGCCGTCCGGCACATTGAACGCGCCGACCTCGGCCACGGAGTGGAAGGTCGCGCCGCTGCGCCGGAATTCGCCCTTGATGGCGACGGTGACCTCGGCGCCGCCCTCCTGTGCCTCGAGCGCTGCCCGCAACGCGGCGCCGCCGCTGCCGATGACGAGCACGTCCGTCGTGATTTCCCTGAGTTCGCTTGGCATCCCGATCCTTTCGCGGCCAGCCGATTTCCATCGCCAGCCGGCTTCTCCCAGCAAGACCAGCGCCTCACTTCGCAATGAAAGCGCTTTCATTGGCAAGGGTATCGGACTACGCGACCTGAGGCAATCTAGGAATAGCGGGCGATATGCAGCCGAAAGAGCGCTTTCATGCCAACCCAACGTCGGCATGTTCTGCGCCTTGGCGACGCTGGGTCCCGAGACGCTCCGGCCGCGGCCGAGTCCAAGGGCTCGGCCGCCAGCATGCCTAAAGATGGTTTCGCTACGCGCCCTTCTTGCGACGCTTCTTGGCGGTCTCGGGCAGCGGCAGGGTCGCCGCCTTGGACTTCACGCGCTTCGGCGGCGAAACCTTCGCGACCTCGGCCTCGTCATCCTCGCCGGATCCGTCATCCGGCGATTCATCGAGCCGATGCTGCAGCGCCAGAGCGTAGATGACGTCAAGCACGGCCCGATCCTTAAGCGTCGGTTCGCTCAGGGCGTGAAACGCGGCGCGAACGATTTTCCCGGTCTTCGCCTTCGGATATTGGCTGCGGACCCGGTCGAACAGCTGGCTGCTGGTCAAACCCTCCGCCGCGCCTTTCACCAGGACCTCTTCGAGGTCGCTCTTCGATACCGGCATCTCTCGCACTCCGAGGCGGTTGGACATGCACTATCGTAGCCGCCCAACCTGACGTCCTTTGTGACAAGGCGTCAATGCCGCGGATGTTTCGAAGCCGTCAGTGAAAGGCTCGCACTTCCACCGGCACGCGGCAGGCGATGGCGGCCTTCCGGCCCCATTCCAGCGCTTCCTCGGGAGTGCCGACTTCCAGGATCCAGAAACCGCCGACATGCTCCTTCGCCTCGATATAGGGCCCGTCGGTGACGTGGACCTCGCCATTGGGCTGCGGCCGCAGCGAGCGCGCGCTGGCGGCTGATTGCAGCCCGCCCGCGAACAGCCGGACGCCGGCCGCCTTCATTTCGACGTTGAGAGCCTGAATGTCCCGGATGGCGGCTTCCGACTCCATGGCGGGGTCGAAATCGTCGGGGTGGTGAATGGCGACCAGATATTGTGTCATCGGCGGTTCCTGTCACGGTCCTCGGCCGGGCGTCCTGCCCTGCCCTCGCCAGAACGACGGACCACCCACACCGGATTCGACACGGCGCCCGGGAGATATTGCGCCGGCGTGACGCGTCGGCGCAAAAAGAGAGGCCGCGCCCTGCGACGCGACCTCCGATATCCGGCGGCCTACTTGCCGGGCAGATACTTGCCGATATTGATCAGCTGGACGCGGCGATTGATCGGGTTCTTCGGATTCTTCACGTCTTCCAACGCCTCCTCGCCGAGACCGACCGCCTCGACGCGGGCGGGGTCGACGCTGAAGGTCGTCGTCAGCGCTTCCACCACGGCGTCGGCGCGGGCCTGGCTCAATGCCAGATTGTCCTTGCGGTTGCCGGTCGTGTCGGTGTTGCCGGTGACGACGAACTTGTATCCGCCCAGAATGGGGTGATGCAGCGCATCCGCGATCGAGCCGATGGTCGAATAGGATTCCGGCCGGATGATCGCCGAATTCAGTGCGAACTGGATCTGCACGTCGATCTGCGCGAGGTTATCCAGCAGTTCCAGGGGCTTCCAGGTGATCGGCATGCCCGGATTGTCGATCATGTGCTGCTGCACGGCCTGGCGGATGAGCGCGGCCGAGAGACCGGGAGGGGCGGCCCGCGCCGCGCTCCCCATGGTCTGGACGATCTGGTCGCCGCTC is a genomic window of Kaistia defluvii containing:
- a CDS encoding YciI family protein encodes the protein MTQYLVAIHHPDDFDPAMESEAAIRDIQALNVEMKAAGVRLFAGGLQSAASARSLRPQPNGEVHVTDGPYIEAKEHVGGFWILEVGTPEEALEWGRKAAIACRVPVEVRAFH
- a CDS encoding FAD-binding protein translates to MPSELREITTDVLVIGSGGAALRAALEAQEGGAEVTVAIKGEFRRSGATFHSVAEVGAFNVPDGAGDAEDSPEVFLDDILTAGQGMSDPRLSAILAEEAEEALRYLEGYGVPFERVGPEAGEPYLTFKACFSSKPRSHVIKDHFKPIVKALGSEATRRGLSALDRLMIKDLIVRDGECLGAVAVDAEGKLVVIRAKATILTTGGASQLFRTNLYPSDITGDGYAMAHRAGAHLVNMEFMQAGVSIIDPFVNLFGNYLWDARPNLTDRDGKPFITDYLPEGLTLDAVIHEKQRHFPFSSSDISRFIEISIQKAINEGRGTDKGGLRLDFIHDDLDAILGDQSRSVAKMWPLTYNWYKERGTDLRKDKVEITCSAHAINGGLRIDEDAQSNIKGLFAAGEVAAGPHGADRLGGNMSVTCQVFGGRAGRAAAARAREIDHRPLADPLDGHAALLKGANGASKRELPELRARLQNAANRYLLILRDEAGLEAFGAECAEIRESLETEARIDTPAETVQALELENLIAVGELMALAALARPESRGSHYREDFPERDPAFEHNILLDRHAKGGFFRARLGDL
- a CDS encoding OmpA family protein, coding for MSRSIRNTSLLSLAVAGMLAGGLSSAGAQTALSGDQIVQTMGSAARAAPPGLSAALIRQAVQQHMIDNPGMPITWKPLELLDNLAQIDVQIQFALNSAIIRPESYSTIGSIADALHHPILGGYKFVVTGNTDTTGNRKDNLALSQARADAVVEALTTTFSVDPARVEAVGLGEEALEDVKNPKNPINRRVQLINIGKYLPGK